Within the Apus apus isolate bApuApu2 chromosome 8, bApuApu2.pri.cur, whole genome shotgun sequence genome, the region ACTATTAGTATTCACTACACCTGTTCAGATTTTGTGGTTCATACAGGGAACTGACATGAATTAACATGGAATGCTCTCCATCCCTATTTGAGTGAGGCATCAAAATCTGTATCTACATTTTATATAGTGCAAAAATTACCTAAAGAATAGGTTCTGATAAGGATCAAAGTTTTTTGACTTATCCTAGAGCCTAGAAGGCAAGGCATTTCTTTCCACCCTTGACAAAAAGAGCCCACTTAGAGAACCCATCCTGCAAGCAAAGTCCCATTAAATGCAAGTGAAAGTAATGTCTGCCATGAACTGATTCTTAACAAGAATTTGCATCCCTTACCTTGCAATTTTTCCACcagtattttctcttcagtttggCTGCACTGGTTTCAAATTGTGAGGCCCCTGCTTGCAATGCATCTGCCCGGTTGTCAAGCTCAGATAGCTTCTGATCTCTTTCTAGGACCTTGACAACATTCATTCTGATGATGTCTACCACCTGCAAAGGCACAGCTTCATGTGAGATTCCACACACAGTAAAGCCAAAAGGCACTCCTATCTTCGTACTCTGTAACATCACATATCATACTAAAATGAGGCATTTTTAATTATGGTATGTGATGGCAGTTAGGCTGGACAGTGCCTCAGAAACCATGCCTATAGGAACAGACACAGTCAAAACAAGATGAACGTAGTTATACTACGCTCAGATGCCcttagaagtaaaaaataaggGGACTTTGTGAAATACCATAATGcgtttcattaaagctgttgATGTCTTTTAGCCCACTTCACTACAGATACCAAAAACAGATGGAGATTAGTGTTTCTACTACATATTGGTTGACGTTTGTCCAGTCATCGCTAAGACTGAGtcattattcattattttccttatacatttaaaataatttccttagcTGAACTTGAGAAATTGGCTAGCTAAAGTGAACTATGTGCATTTCCTGACAAATGAATTTATTCATTCTGCAGATCTTTCTCAGCAAAATGAGTTCCCAGCCATAATTCAAAGTCCTACTTGAAAGTAGAGGACAAAGTTTTACCTGGGAAAATGCAGCCTGAAGTGGAGCAGGGAGCTCGTGCTGCCTCACTGCAATGGTCTTAGTGAAAAAATGTGCACAGCCAGTACGCAGCAGGTAAGAGTCATTCATGCATGTATTCTAGACATAGAGTTAGATGACAGTGCTCTTCTAGCAAGCCAATACCTCAATAGAAATCCTGTACAAATTTACCAGTAATGCAAATTTTAGACAGTACACCAATCTCAGTAATGTCCCACTTATTCTAGGAGTTAATAAGGTTGCTGGTCTGTTATTTCTCATACTTGGTAATAAGGAAGTCCATGTTGtttgtatttaatataatttattaccTGCAAAATCCAAGAGTTATTAAAAGAATACATGCTTTAAATACAGTGAGATGAAACTGGTAGGAAAGAGTCTTTGAAAGGTCTGTCATGGGCTTAAATGGTGTTCTAAAACTCAAAAGTTTGTTTCACTTGTCCAGCAAACCTAAACCAAAATCAAATGTTTTGGTCAACCCAAATTTTCATACTTTTCCAAACCAAAACCTTCCAAGCATTTTAGTTcatatcaaataaaaaaactttttgttttcatttctcagcTAGTATTtagctaatttttttcttgacacaATGTTTTTGTagtgaaaattttaaattatttgaaaatgctgaaacaagTACTGTAACATTTCCTACctgttctctcctttttttttttttgcccagaaCTAGTTATTGAATTTAACCTCATTTAACACGTGTCCAGACAAGACTAcattttttctcaaataaaaagaTGTTTGTCTAAAGTAAAACCAAGACCAGAGCCTTTGATATTAAGTTCTAGGGTGCTTAGagaaatgagagaggaaaaCCCAACATGGATATAGCTGAAATACAATATCAGCATTGATATGGCATTAAGAATGTGAGTCCTTTCACTAAGACAAAAAAATTTCTCGTAATCAAGTCGTGATGGCGTTGCTGAGTTTCGGGCTGAAGTGCGTTGCAGAACAGCACGTggagctgagcagccagagGAGTGTGGTGGTGTGCTGTGGTGTTTGGTGCCACCTACAGATCTACTTTCCCACAAGACGTGACatgaaacaaaaacaggaaagatCTAGTAGGAAAGTCAAAGCAATGCTTAAGGGATCCGACCCTTAGGTGCTATAAACCAGTTTCACCCTAGTAACTTCCCAGTACTGAAAGCCCACTGGCGTTTTTGTCCCTTGACTATTCTTATGCTGGTATCCGTGAAAAaccaacctcagcctccctccCAAATTTGAGACAAAAAATGTGGACCCTGATTATCACCTGCATAATTCTCAAATCTAAGAGCTACTCGTGTCCAAGAGCTACTATGTCTCCTCATACCGGGTAAGAGTTCCTGCCAAAATTACTACATCAGGCTTCACAAGAAGAAAACCTTGAATGGGCTTGAATGAAAGTCTCAGAATACAGAGAGTATCTTAAATACAAAGCGAGGGTTCAGTAGTCTCACTGTAGCCATTTCCATTGATCTGCTTGAAAAGCCCTGTGTATCTCACCTGTATCACCCGTTTTAGACAATCActagcaattatttttaatcttctagGTACAATTACTATTGCTGTAGCTCACATAAACACAGTACCATCATGATGTAACATGTTCAGGacagaaatttttttcattattctgaTCTAAGACAAAAGCTGAAATGTAATATTCTTTTCCCCACTGAGACACTCCATTAATATTAATGAAGTTAGTACGATGAGAAAATCagtgataatgaaaaaaacaggcCTAGAAACTTCTGCAGACATTTCTGCAGCCGGAGGATATTCTTGTGATTAGCTCCAAGCATTAGCAATGGAGAGGCCAGAAAGACTCTGTTTCAGATCTTTAGCTAAGAAGTTCTCAAAAAAGACAAAGTCCAACTTGACAGGAGTATTTAATTTatcttgaaaaattaattttagttgCAAGGTCTTCTctactatttttaaagcacactCAGAGCTTTTGAAAATAGAGGCATTTATGCACGTAAATAGCTATTTTataatgtggggtttttttgaattGGTGGTAAAGAATCACACAAGCCCTGGCCACTTCTCCATGAAAAGCAGGCAAATAGTGACTTAAGTCTTTGTAGGGGCTTAGCAAAACTCTGCTTAATTCCCAGCACACAGACCTGCACAGCAGGTGTACAAGGATGCTATGTATTCCCACTGTCACAGCAGCTAGATAGACACTGGCATTACAGCCAAGGTGGCAAGGTGTTCTGCATGCTACAAGAATTTAAGGATCCGTGCTGGAATGGGCATGCAGTCCTCCAAGGCTAACAAAAGGAGTTGAAGATGCCTTTCTTGGGGATAAATTGTGATGATTAATCACTAGAGCTCTAGCTAATGAACAAAGCACTCAGCTTGAACCTATTTATGAGAAGCCAGGGGTCTTTTCCTGTGCAACAGCCTGTGAGATTAGGGTCTAACCTTTAGCAAAAGAGGAACACGTTAAAAGAGCTGGTGCCACTATGGCATTTCCTCCTAAGCTGACTGCCTGGGATTAATTCCTGGATTGGCACCAATGCTCACATTTATTCCAAAGAAATGTTACTGGTACAAGGACATTCATACTCAGAATCTCTTTTACTATCTGCCTCCTTATAAATGCAATCTTTTGGTAAACCTCATTTCCTACCACTGCCTTCAGACAAGCACAAGCTGCAGTATCACTGGGGAGGAAagcttcttaaagaaaaaaataatcacatcaGCACCCATGTGGTGAGCAACAAATCACCTAGAGCCACTTACCTCGTCCACCCGGGCTTGTGTCTGCTGCAGCCGTTTGTTGCTTGGCACATTGGTAGCAGAAggtggccctgcagccccagcattGGTGGAGCCTTGGGTAGTAGCTGTGGCAGACCTAGATCAAAACCAGAGAACATAAAACATGACTGAAACCATCTTCACTTGTTCACTCCCCCTTTTCTAGAACAAGTACAAAATACATATCTCTTAAAAGGAGTTTTCCCTTGTCTCACAGCCCACATTTTCCATTCCTAGGTCACAACACTGGTTGTCCCATTCCccttgctttaaaacaaaacaaaagtccCTTAAAATCCAACAACAGATCCAGTCTGTCTTAGTGCATGAGCTTGTGCAGGCAAGTCAGCCTGCTGGCCTCAACAGGGTCCCTCAACCTTAGTCAGTCGTTCTTCACACCCACACCTCAACCCGTGAAACCTTTCCTTTCAGGGGACCCCTGGCACTTCTTCCTGCAGAGACATAAAATCCTTCCTAAAACCGCAGAGGAAATCCCTAAGCACGCGAACTGAAAATATCACAAATCCTACTCGTGCATTACCAATGCCTCCCCACAGTGACAGACAGAGAGAACACAGTGTTTCTCTATGAATTATTCCCTTTTACATTCCAAGGTGTGATTATTGCTGCTGGAATTATGGCCCCATTCATACACTGTCAGAGGGCCTAGGGACACTAAAGATAGTTCACCTTAAGCAGCAAAATCTAGTCTGACAGTATTGCCTGTGGGCTGAGATCTCTACAGATAACAATGACCCTCACAGACTCCAAACAGATGGAGCAGCTGTGCAGACCTAGAGCACTGCTGTAtcttagactttttttttaactgtgggGTAAAAATATCATTATCAATCTTCAGCTAAAAGAAAAGAACTTGAGCCATACACATATTGCTCATCCTTTGAGGACCTCACAGCCACTACTAAAACCATAAAAGACCagatgctgctgccacctgcaaTGGAATTACTCCATGGAAGGGCCATGGGCCAGGATCCCAACAGGATTTATTCTGAGCTTATGCTCTTGTCACAAAGGATCAAAATCTGACTGTAATGTTTCTCAGACTCAAATAATGCAAAacaagatctccctggagcacTAATAACTTCAAAGGGAGCTCCTGCTGCAACAACAGAGCTAAACTCAAAATTGTGACATTTCTTTGCAGTCACGGAAGTAAACAGGCTTTTTCCCAATcaacagaagcagaattttttcTATGGAAACATTGTGTCACATTGTTCACTACAAATTTAACACAGCTCCTCTATTAAGCTATGTACTGTTAGCATCTCAGAGACTACAGCAGGGAAGGATGTGGGAAACTCTTTTTCCTGGTCATGTTTTCATGGATAAGCATAGCTTGTAAGTGCAGTGCTTTTCTTGGTCAAAGCTGTGTGATAACTGCAAAGTGTAGTGCTCTGCCATATACCTTTTCTGCCCAgtaattttaat harbors:
- the LOC127387780 gene encoding vesicle-associated membrane protein 2-like; translated protein: MTQYKGIIEELCKCVLGIHSSIFALRSATATTQGSTNAGAAGPPSATNVPSNKRLQQTQARVDEVVDIIRMNVVKVLERDQKLSELDNRADALQAGASQFETSAAKLKRKYWWKNCKMMIIIGVVCIVILIVIISE